DNA from Rosa rugosa chromosome 6, drRosRugo1.1, whole genome shotgun sequence:
tctgaattaattcattcagacaacagttattatgtgatgttgtccaagattcatttatacaatggttgatttttgctgttgtctgattattttcagtcacacaactgttattaggtgtctgttgtctgatatctCGTAAGTCAATGGCTACTGAAAGATGTTGTGTGATTTAAGTggttcagacaatggtttttaatttgTCTGTTGTCACATGAGTTTCAGACAATGCACCTTATttgatgtcgtctgagttttagatttttttttttcgatacaaTCAATAGCTGACTTTAGTTAGGGTTTGACTTATACTTTAACACTTTAAAACTCTAACACTTTCAACTCTTTCCCTCTCCATTCCATCGAGCAAAACACCCACTCCCGCCTCCAGCTGaaaatcactctctctctctctctcatccctccgTCCCGCCCTCAGCCTTCCCTCAGTCCCGCTCTCAGCCCCGCCCTCAGCCCGCTCTCAGACCACGAACCCGTCTCTACTAAGCAGTTTGAAGGTAGATCTTCTCAAACTTAACCTCCATCAACAACAGCTTCATGGTCTGGAACCCGCCGGAGTTCGTCCGGGACCTTTTGCCCAAGTACTTCAAGCACAATAACTTCTCCAGTTTCGTGAGGCAGTTGAACACTTATGTATGTgttttcattctctctctctctctctctctctttttcttagCTGTTCAAGGTTTATGCCTTTCcatttggtgattgattttgtCAATGATTAAGCCTATCTTTGCAATCTGGTTTATTATTTGCTAAAATATAATCCGGAGTTAGGTGTATGAGGGTGCCGAAAAGAAACCAAGATTGTATGGATGATGGGGAAACCttgagaaaagagaagaaaaattagtGTGAATCCTGAAATCCTTTTCGATATCATGTCCCAGTAGGTTGTTAAGAGATTTCAGGCAAATAGGCTTGAAGTGCGAAGTGTTAgatctgtttttttttgggttgcccAAGCTCTATTCCGACTCATTCACCCTGCTCCAGATTAATAAGGCAAAAGGATTCTGCGGCAGAAAGCAAGAAAgaagaaattagaaaaaaaaaaaaaaaaaacgcagtTGCACACGATCTCCAGATTAGAGGAGAACTGCCCAGGCACGATCTCAACACAGACGGAGGCTCAGGACGACGTGGGAATTGATCGGAGTACAAATGGATTATGCAAATGGAATTGCCCGGGCACGATCTGCATCAGTACTCATTCCTCTTCCAATTCACGGTTATTGCGAACATAGAAAACAAACACAGAAAATAGAACAGAGCGGAATCAAACCCAGAAGGAGgggaaagagaaagaaacaaatcGGCTGACAGTTTGCAGACTTGATAATTCCCATTGGGtaattttcaaatttcatttttcattgattttcaGATTCAATTGGTTATCTTTTCaggttttctataatccaatcCACGGGTTATTGACATGGGTGAAACCTGTCATTGGATTACGTTTAATACTTGAACGGTTAGTTCAGTTCATCTCTATTCAAAACTAATTGGCTGTTCATACGCCTTCACAATCTCATATtcacttggtttttttttttgtcaagaaTAATTGTGAAGTTTGCTGTGATCCTTGGGTAATTCAGAAGTTTGCTGTGATCCTTGGGTAATTGATTTCAAGTATGTATATTCACAATTTTGGTTCGTTTGTTTACAGTTAgtttcaaatgaataaattcttTTACTTATGGAACATGTGCATTACATTTATTTATCTTTGGGCTTTGTTTTGCTCAAGTAGTAGGCAAATCCACTTGAGCATTCTTTTAAGGTATATTTGTGTTTGTGTTCTAAATTGTGCTTCAGTTGTGTTATTCCTAAAGGAACGAATTGTTTTGGGGTTTGTGTGTGAAGGCTATTACATTACATGACTACAAAATATGTTTTAACCATGTATGTACAGGTTACAAACTCCCTTAAATTTCAAGCTTCAAGAACTGGATCTGATTGTTAAGAGTAAGTTTCAGAGCATGGGTTTGGGTCCACAATTCTGATGGTGAAATATGAATGTTGATGTCATATTGATTGTTTCCGGTAAAAGTCTTGAATCCGTTTCTTTATGTGATTGCAGCTAGATGTGCAGTACCTTCATCTTAATGCAGCTATTGATTCCAGCATAGGCCTTAACCCAGCCCCTCTTTTTACAGTTACCAACAACAATTGGAAGTAAGGATATTAGTTTGTTTGGTGAAATTGGAATTGAAGTCCATATTAGGTATGCCATTACATGCTTGATCAACGATTCAGTTGGTTTGTAGTTTTCGATTGCATAAATTTATGATGCATTAGCAATTAAGGAAGAATTGCTCGAAGCTGTGAGGAATTAAGGAGCATATTGAACAAAGGTTATTAACTGATTTCTACAGTCTGTCCatctttctaatttttctttgtcaatttttttgttatcactaaaataaaataaatgttaTGTTCACTATATACGTAGGAACTAATTGGTTCTGCAGATTAGGGAGACGAAGGGACCAAGAAATTGAAGGCAAGAAGGAAGAGCATAAACTGACATGGTGATGAATCTAGctcccattcttcttctttcttcctgtttgtttgtttgttttttttttttttttggttttttaatTAGGCTCTTTGGCTTAGGTTATGTGCTATGAGTTACTTTTGTTGGATTTAGTAAGATAAACCACTAAGAAGGGAAGTTGTCTAGACAACTGTGCTCAATTATGGTCAGATGGCATGCAAACTGTGttctttttattgttgaattCTCATACAGCAATTACAATTACCAAAATCATGCAATACCATATGAATCTTATAATCTGTAATATCATATCCATTTGTTTGTTGAATCTCTAATAgatgttggttgttgttgttgtactAACTGTGTTTATAAGTTCATGCCTTCTGTGTATTAAAATTCttcttttaaatatatttacTTTTGATTTGTGTAGAAAGACAACTCATAGGGGTAGAACTGAAAGCAGATCGATAAGGACCTGTTGATCCATATTCAAGGTATGCTTTGCTTTGTTGTCGATCCATATATATTTGTggatccatatatatatttctgtttttttttttttttttccttttgtcttTCTGATGCTTCAATAATCATGGGTTACTTGCAGCATGTATATATGAATGGCAGATTGGACAGTAGATATAAAATCATGCTCAGCTAGCAAAACTGAAAGCAGATCGATAAGGACCTATTGATCTATATTCAAGGTATGCTTTTTGTTTCAGTTGTCTCGAAGTGTTAGATCTATATTCCATAAACTTATGCTTTGCTAAGATCTTAGCAGGTAGAACTGAGTAAATTCTTGTAAGAACTCTAATTTGCATTTGATTAATTGAACGCCTTTATCTCTAATatttctacaatctctttacaGCTTCTTAAGATATATAATACTAATATATAATGTATTCACTCATCTCTACATTATTATATGCAAGTTCTTACCGAGGGTAAACAAAAGGATGTACTTAAAGCTGCCGGTACATTGTTTTCACATATTTGTGAGGTTTAGGCAAGGTTAATGTGCATCACATTTATGGACAAGTATCATGGGGGTTAATGTTGGGATAGAATGACTTTGTTggatatatggatgaatgtatCGAATCTTTACATAAATAAATGTGTTTTGGGTTGTCATTTGGATCCCATATATGCAGAATGTAGGTCTTTTGAATGTCTCTCGGACCATTCTATTCCAACTAAAAACTATTGTCCAATAATTGATCATCATAAAATGcctaacaaaaactgttgtatgagtcatctaactataatactttaagggctaaaagaacgagaaagccattgtccagcaaaacaacaaacaatggtttttttttagaaatctATAGTATCAATAATAGATAGACAATGGGATTTGCAAGTACATATTGTCTGAtcaagccttcagacaacagcaagcatataagcccctgttgtctggcacagccttcagacaacagtaagtatataagctgctgttgttcttcgtggtattcagacaacagacatgatagtagctgctgttgtactaaactttatcagacaacagtaagtatataagctattgttgttcttcgtggtattcagacaacagacatgaTGGTAACTGCTGTTGtactaaactttatcagacgacagttttctggtattgtctgattatatatcagacggcattgagatagacaacagcaatgCCTATAAtaagacgacagtgaaaaactgtcgtctgattgaaaaattggtgtagtgtgcGCAAGCTGCTCTTTTTCCCTCgcgctcctctctctctctctctctctctctctctctctctctctctctctctctctctctctctctctctctctctctctctctctctctctctctctctctctctctctctctctctctctctctctctctctctctgacaggacccgcccccgaatttcaccctgaaatccgaagtggccctgcggggtccaccttagaagaaattcttccaaaaatttggcagaacttcccctaaaatggactacccaaaacctgtagaaaggaaatttacacttctaaatcactcatccttattctcctggagccaccctgctccccaaatcacaacatcgtccaattcacataacacaaaacgcaacttgaataacattaatcccacaggtaatcagagcaattctaatagaaaggtaaacaaggaaaacctaattcaaaggccaacgcggaagccatgctgttgactatgcctcaattccatgtacgcccgacctcaactaatttcgcctgcaaactgggcatttgaaaccgaagggcccagggggaaagtattgaaaaaaaacacgttagtgtgagtggacaaaaataaataattaagatgatttaaatgaagcaaacttgaatactctcccacttatttaaatttataaaacctcgatgcatgcaacgtttataaaacatatttctttaaactcaaaatctcgtgaaaacataccagccttgctggttaagagaaatcggactaggccccgctagtcaagtaataataggatatggggaagagatatcaccatacgggtaaaggagccccttaggctctacctaccctcgactgccacccacacatagattgtgtgaggaggagaactaataacctcgactaccactcacgtgaggaggagaataaactacctcaactgccactcacaaacacaaagtaagtgaggaggagacctagtATTGGACCCCGGTATGGTAaggaaaacaatcgaaaaccagtaaatccataaatccataaagcttccccaatatctcacgagaaaaGATAtcttccaatgacgtggccccgcacgccaaaatagtCTCGAAGTCATAAACAAATGGgcaagaaataataaataattataatttccttaggaaatcccatttccgataatattccagaaaatctcaaaatcatcattaaggcattcccaatgccaaaaccgaaagtcaataaataaataagaaatataactcCAACGAAATTCCAttttgaaaatctttcagaaatctcaaatcgacgaatagaaatatatttaattccgaAAACCACCTCAgaaataattcgtcgaatatccatatcaatcataaattcaaatccgagcaTAGAAACTCACGTtcgaaaatcatgatggaaaatccaatgAAAATTCCAATAAATATTCAAaaccaaataatatccgaaactaaaTAATATGCtcaaagaataatatgatagttaaataaagcattaatttaagaaacaatgcatgcatcaattcttaaaaacaaaagtccactcacagtactattccgacgatcacgtaaacgagttccttcgtcgagcagtaGCTCGATACATCGCCCTGTACAAtattataattcgtgaataacgattcggcaattaaatacgattctaatatCTTGTCCTCCTAAATCAAACTTCCAATTTAACCAAAACTTCATCATTAACACCAATTCTTTAATTCAAAGTTTCTAGGGCAAAGTTGAGAGAAATCCAACGGTGGAATTCTCGaaaatcaataaccaaactatTGAACTTTGGAAAAATTCCGATCAATATCCAAAcctcctccaatttccaccaaacttcacatacaagctccacaacatttaggatttaattgggctaaaacagaaaattaaaaacctACTTTActcgcctccacgcgccacccacagtggcagcgcgtgggccccacgcgccggcggccaacACCTCTGATGGCCACTAAATTTTGGCAGCAGCAACATcacaacagacccaacaatttTCTCAACTACATCACAATCCAATTTTACCTTAAAGCACTCAAAATTGgccggtgaagaaaacccagaaaaacctcCGAACCCTAGAACTTGAaatcgtcgattcgacctccacactgcaaattgaagtGAATGGCCTTGGGGGAAATGATCACCGGCTTGAGGCGCCCCTACGGTCCCAATTTGGTggtcggaaacggccggaaatGGCTGAATCGCCGGAAAAGCTCAAACTGCCCCCATGAAGTTCTTTGCTTCGATTCGAGGTTTTCCGGTCAAATTGCCGAAATCCAAGGGCACTAGCgtcaagaggaggaagaggcgatCACGTGGTGGCCGGTTGCCCGCCGGTTAATGGCCGGACGGCGGCGAATCGAAGGGGATAAGGAATCGCCCGAAGAGGAAAGGGgagagatcgggggagaggagagagaaaggtgggggtttccggatttggaaacctaccacagtaaatttTCATTATTTATACAAATttctaccatgaacagtaactttcttaattcactcataactttcgcatatgaactctgatttttacgaaccacttatgcacacgctcggtttaacgtcctctacaacttccatgaagaacattttctcaaattttgacccgaacaaaaagtcaacttttagggccactaaaagtactgaaatgacagtaaaagtgaaagtagttgtcgtttaccgtccaaatgactagtaaacgggtaaattaagatacgggacgttacacactctctctctctctcaaatttaaACGCTCTCAAATCTCGATCAAAAATCTGGATCAAATCTCTTCATTGAGATTGAGCCAGTTGCATCGCTTTGATTTTTCAGTTTTGTTGATAAGCTTTGAGCTTAATATGGTTGCAGAAGTCATCGAGATGAAAGTACCTAGGGAGATCATATCAAAGTACTTGAGCATTCCCTaacccgcagcaacgcgcgaGCGCAAATTCTAGTCTTAATACTATAATCTTGCTCCAACCATAAACTATTacttattttttaaaataatattaTTGACAACAATATCagaaaattgaaataaattGTAACCTTAAAAATCATATTTATTCTCGCCTCCTAGTGATTTTTGTATGATAAGaaatttgttgcccaatgcccATCTTATTTAATGAAATTTGTTGCCCAGTGCCCATctctatctctattttaggagTGCAGATAAGACCATTGTTGGAACAAATGGCGAGAGCTTTTTCTTTTGACATTATAGCGGTGCCTCCTTAGGGTTGCTTCAAAGGAGACCTATGACGCCTCCAGATATCTCTTTGTCTCAGTTCAATCCTCGTTGCAAGGACGATTGGGCTGCCGGTTTCTTGGCAACTCTAGTAGATTGGCTCGACTTGGGGTTTTGACCATGGCGAGGATGGGTCTGTGTTCTAGGAAGGAGATCCGCAATCGGACTCGGGCGACATCTTTCTTTCTATAGAAATTGGCAGAGTTCCGATGACGGAGCAGGCCTAACTCTCGTCAGTCTGGTTCCGACCAGATTCAACATGCAATGGCCTGAGATGGGGCGTCCTCATGGTGCACCAGGAAGCTATGGTGATGGGGCATTGAAAGCTTTTCGATGCGGTGACTTCAAGTGTTTGGTGGCGGAGCAATCCAGGAGCACGAGTGCACGACACTGTTTGGTCGCTAAGGGCGTCAAGCTTGCCTGGGCCTTTTGGGCTTACTTACTCCGTTTGGGGCTGGAATGAGGTCTTTGCCTCTATGGGCCTTAAAAGAAGTGGGTCACCCTTCAAGTGCTAACTTTTATTTACTTTGCCTATAGTATTGTTGTAGTACTCGCTTTAAATAAGTAAGCGATAAATTccgaatatagttggtctatcctatgtatcactgtggttTTTACCATGAAGCATTGTTTTGTCCATTGTGAGACAGCAGGTGGGTATGTATTGGCCATTTTGGCATGAGTTTTCATCAATGAAGTTATCagtaattcaaaaaaaaaaaaaaaaaaaaaaacaagggagAGACCATTATTGGAAGTAATTTATTCTAGTTTTTTTGTATATTTTATTTTGGAGCTCATTTGATAATccattaacaagaactcattaGAAGGTAAACAGGTTTCCTCTAAGACCTTCTCACCTTAAATTCAAGAGGAAAGAAAAAGTTCAATTTTAGAATTAGACTGTAAATAAATTGTAGAAACTGTTAAAcaaatatattaattttttttatctcgaAACACTAGCTACTTCGATTAAAGTTGGCGCAACAAAAACTTTGTAGAATGAATTATTAAACTTATACACACTTTACTTAGTAGTGAAGAAACAACTATGGATGCATGGATCGATACAGTAAGTTTCAGCATATTGAACTAAAAGGAGAAAGGACTTGGAGGTACAGATACATCAACCACTCCTTCGAGCATTTGTGTAACCTTCTTCATTGTGGGTCTCAAAGATGGATCCTCTTGTATGCACCAGATTGCCACCATTACTAGCCTCTCCAGCCTTTTCATGTCATTTCTGGCCTCCTCATCGTCCCCGATCATCTTGTTTAATCTCCTCTGCTTGTAGCAATCATAAACCCAGTCAGTTAGtatcttttcttcttcatttttcctttccatttcgAGGCTCCTCCTGCAACAGATAATCTCAAACAGCATCACCCCGTAACTGTAAACATCAACCTTTGCAGTAACTGGAGTATTTCTGAACCATTCTGGTGCAACATACCCTCTGGTCCCTCTAATGACTGTATGAGTCAGAGTTTGATCACTTAGCAGAAGCTTTGCCAATCCGAAATCCGAAATCCTTGCTGTGAATGAATCATCGAGAAGTATGTTGTGGGGTTTGATATCACAGTGGATGATCTGCGTGCTACACTCGTCGTGCAAGTACATGAGCCCTCTTGCAATACCAAGCGCAATTTGGATTCGTTTGTTCCAATCAGGCCTTGAAATCCCAAACAGAAAGCTAGCTAGTGTTCCATTGCTCATAAACTCATAGACTAGGAGTCTATTTGCCCCTTCATCACACATGCCAAGCAGTCTGACGAGGTTTTTATGATGGGTCTTGGCTATTGCACTCACTTCTGTTTTGAATTCCTTTTCACCTTGTTGTGCCACCTTGTCCAACTTCTTGATCGCCACATAGTTTGTTGAGCTTGGAGATGATATGACTCCCTTATACACAGTGCCAAAAGCCCCTCTTCCAAGTTCTTCTCTGAAACCATCTGTGGCTTCTTCGAGCTCTTTGTAAGTAAAACCGCGTAGATTTGCTTCTAAGATACTGGATGTGCTAGTGATAACCCTATGTGTTTTTCGGTATGTGTAGAAAACAAGCAAAGCAATTGCTGCAACCAATAGGAAGTTGATAAACACAGAGCTACCTAGAAGGAGTGCTCCTACTAAGATGAGAGTTTTCTGATCTTTCTTTTCTGTGTTTGAATCTCGAGATGCAGGCTTCTCAAAAGCATCAGATTTTGGCATTTTGATGAGAGCCTTGCCATACTCATTCCAGTCCTGCCTTCCATTGGAGAGTGGCAGTTTCTTCTTCCAGCAGCTCCCAGCTCTGACAACAGCTACCACACAGTTACAATCATCGAGGCAAGACCTGCTACAATCATCTTCATTGAGTTGCTGCAATACTTCAAAGTTTGAAGAAGAGGGCCAGAAAGTATTTGGTAGCTCATGCATCACATATACATCTTGTGGCTTTGAATCACCTAGTTCACAACTGTGCATCCTGTTTTGTTTGCAGCCGCGCAACTTATATTGGGGATCTAAAGCAGAAAAGCCAGGAACGCATTCACAAATTGGCCTTGTGTTTGCATCAAGTCTGCAGTAACTGTTATATCCACATGGCCCGCCGCCCTCCTCTCCAGTTGAATCGAAGGCGAAGCAAATGTTTTCTGGGATAGACCACAAAGAGGACCAGGATGTCCCGCTCCCATTTTTTGGATAAGCATATAGGGTAAAAAGCCCATCATAATCTAGTGTTGCTCTGTAATAGTAATCTCTTGATGGCGATGCGGTTTTGTTTGTGAGGGTTACTATATTTCCATTCCGCAGAACAACGTTGATATGACCCGACTCATTGAAGGCTAGCTGATAGCCAGAATTCAATTTATCAGCTGCATCAGATGTATTGCTTTTGTAGTAAGCTTTATATTCAAACTCCGTAGGCAAGGCTATGGGGTACAACTCAAGATTACCGGCTGGTTTAAATTGGAGTTGAAACTTCCCCTTTGAGTAGTTGCTTGCAGTCTGCCTAGAAGATAGCGTTTCTCCAATTTCCAACACTCGGGTTGGTAAAATGGTGTCTCTGGGGTCTTTGAAGCTCTGCCATAAAGGAGCTGAATTCTGGTTTGCTAGAACAAAGTTACCTGAGTCAAGCATGGCAGCATA
Protein-coding regions in this window:
- the LOC133714476 gene encoding G-type lectin S-receptor-like serine/threonine-protein kinase LECRK3, giving the protein MAFSVLHLLALYLIVQPFCVPAAQTANISLGLSLSASDNSLSWQSPSGEFAFGFRRIGDQDLFLLAIWYDKIPEKTLVWYANGDNPASKGSKVELTKDGYFRLTGPRKEEIWPQPVISGVAYAAMLDSGNFVLANQNSAPLWQSFKDPRDTILPTRVLEIGETLSSRQTASNYSKGKFQLQFKPAGNLELYPIALPTEFEYKAYYKSNTSDAADKLNSGYQLAFNESGHINVVLRNGNIVTLTNKTASPSRDYYYRATLDYDGLFTLYAYPKNGSGTSWSSLWSIPENICFAFDSTGEEGGGPCGYNSYCRLDANTRPICECVPGFSALDPQYKLRGCKQNRMHSCELGDSKPQDVYVMHELPNTFWPSSSNFEVLQQLNEDDCSRSCLDDCNCVVAVVRAGSCWKKKLPLSNGRQDWNEYGKALIKMPKSDAFEKPASRDSNTEKKDQKTLILVGALLLGSSVFINFLLVAAIALLVFYTYRKTHRVITSTSSILEANLRGFTYKELEEATDGFREELGRGAFGTVYKGVISSPSSTNYVAIKKLDKVAQQGEKEFKTEVSAIAKTHHKNLVRLLGMCDEGANRLLVYEFMSNGTLASFLFGISRPDWNKRIQIALGIARGLMYLHDECSTQIIHCDIKPHNILLDDSFTARISDFGLAKLLLSDQTLTHTVIRGTRGYVAPEWFRNTPVTAKVDVYSYGVMLFEIICCRRSLEMERKNEEEKILTDWVYDCYKQRRLNKMIGDDEEARNDMKRLERLVMVAIWCIQEDPSLRPTMKKVTQMLEGVVDVSVPPSPFSF